The Apium graveolens cultivar Ventura chromosome 6, ASM990537v1, whole genome shotgun sequence genome contains a region encoding:
- the LOC141667683 gene encoding uncharacterized protein LOC141667683 codes for MLTRQSANSNRLETMAEELQSKSENSPASSGEHWSAKKNNAEKVNNRSGKKRGRPKKRERSTGANVDMNDSRVGDEIPKIGDFNPSGKDLILPPLSCRKQPRNGVKKHNGMLRKTEKTPMLEGQEDVTQYQGTLSVDKQDGNGTPPDHGNTMRSSDLPNTDGPRDIPDLNQCAELNDEGGEVGTAAIVSTDSMKNEDGGDVGTAALVRTDSTENEEDIPFVKRSTLWESICSGKAYMKMKRKPHFQPLEEQEEVLREGSAIGLVVSFNNLVESASKLQPSSDISAIESILKTLDTFKPHGFDVDKVEEALTQLKLKKEKLEDLQKDCMEKESKISKIVEEGKLGDEEISQLRQKLSEAELKKENREKTSSALQSELAADAENMQSINAEYEKIVSSIL; via the exons ATGCTCACTAGGCAGTCTGCAAATTCAAACAGACTGGAGACGATGGCTGAAGAATTACAGTCCAAGTCTGAGAATTCTCCTGCTTCCTCAG GGGAACATTGGTCTGCTAAAAAAAATAATGCTGAGAAAGTAAACAATCGTTCTGGGAAAAAAAGGGGAAGACCAAAGAAAC GTGAGAGAAGCACAGGAGCGAACGTGGATATGAATGATTCCCGTGTAGGGGATGAAATACCCAAAATTGGTGATTTTAACCCCTCTGGTAAGGACCTTATACTGCCCCCACTTTCATGTCGTAAGCAACCTAGAAATGGAGTGAAAAAACACAATGGTATGCTGAGAAAAACAGAAAAGACCCCTATGCTTGAGGGCCAGGAAGATGTAACACAATATCAAG GAACTTTGTCCGTTGACAAACAAGATGGTAATGGAACTCCACCTGACCATGGGAATACCATGAGGTCTTCTGATCTTCCGAATACGGATGGTCCTA GAGATATTCCTGATCTGAATCAGTGTGCTGAGTTAAATGATGAAGGTGGAGAAGTTGGAACAGCTGCGATTGTGAGCACTGATTCTATGAAGAATGAGGATGGTGGAGATGTTGGAACAGCTGCCCTTGTGAGAACCGATTCTACGGAGAATGAGGAGGATATTCCATTTGTTAAGCGTTCTACCTTATGGGAAAGTATCTGTTCCGGTAAAGCCTATATGAAGATGAAACGTAAGCCGCACTTCCAGCCTttagaagaacaggaagaagtaCTCCGCGAGGGATCTGCAATTGGTCTTGTTGTAAGTTTTAATAATCTCGTGGAGAGCGCTTCAAAACTGCAGCCCTCTTCTGACATCTCTGCAATTGAAAGTATATTGAAAACTCTGGATACGTTCAAACCTCACGGGTTTGATGTTGataaagttgaagaagctctgacCCAGCTGAAGTTGAAGAAGGAAAAGCTCGAGGACCTCCAAAAAGACTGCATGGAAAAGGAAAGTAAGATATCAAAAATTGTTGAAGAAGGCAAGCTTGGTGATGAGGAAATCAGCCAACTCCGCCAGAAGCTTAGTGAGGCTGAACTGAAGAAGGAGAATAGGGAAAAGACCTCTTCGGCATTGCAATCAGAGCTAGCTGCGGATGCAGAGAACATGCAGAGTATTAATGCCGAATATGAAAAAATTGTTAGTTCCATTTTGTAA